One Sanguibacter sp. HDW7 DNA window includes the following coding sequences:
- a CDS encoding ROK family protein, producing MEQRHSPLTLAVDCGGGGLKAAVLDEAGTLHAPATRVPTPYPLPPELLVRTIVDIAQTLPRAGRLSVGLPGMIRHGVVVATPHYVTVAGPRSRVDPGLVRAWDGHDLRAALVTATGLPTIVVNDAELHGAGVVAGVGLELVLTLGTGLGSAHFDGGVLAPHLELSHAPVRRGTTYDQYLGEPERRRLGDGLWSRRVLRAVEGLVPVFRWDRLHLGGGNARRVSPAVLDRLGPDVVVVPNSAALVGGVRAWQLWDGAA from the coding sequence ATGGAGCAGCGCCACAGCCCTCTCACGCTCGCCGTCGACTGCGGGGGCGGCGGCCTCAAGGCCGCGGTCCTCGACGAGGCAGGAACGCTGCACGCCCCGGCGACCCGCGTCCCGACGCCCTATCCGCTGCCCCCCGAGCTGCTGGTGCGCACGATCGTCGACATCGCACAGACCCTGCCGCGCGCGGGCCGGCTCTCGGTCGGGCTGCCCGGGATGATCCGGCACGGGGTCGTCGTCGCGACCCCGCACTACGTCACGGTCGCCGGTCCGCGCTCACGCGTCGACCCCGGTCTCGTCCGCGCATGGGACGGTCACGACCTGCGCGCTGCCCTCGTCACCGCAACCGGGCTGCCGACGATCGTCGTCAACGACGCCGAGCTGCACGGTGCGGGCGTCGTCGCGGGCGTCGGGCTCGAGCTCGTCCTCACCCTCGGGACGGGGCTCGGCTCCGCCCACTTCGACGGCGGCGTCCTCGCGCCGCACCTCGAGCTCTCCCACGCGCCCGTGCGGCGGGGCACGACCTATGACCAATACCTCGGCGAGCCCGAGCGCAGGCGCCTGGGCGACGGGCTGTGGTCGCGGCGCGTCCTGCGCGCGGTCGAGGGCCTCGTCCCGGTGTTCCGCTGGGACCGGCTCCACCTCGGTGGCGGCAACGCTCGCCGCGTCTCACCCGCTGTGCTCGACCGGCTCGGCCCGGACGTCGTCGTCGTCCCGAACTCGGCCGCGCTCGTCGGCGGGGTGCGGGCGTGGCAGCTGTGGGACGGAGCGGCCTGA
- a CDS encoding DUF5709 domain-containing protein, producing the protein MTDSTGAEDGAEQGTDQASLEDMLLDDQGADVLDAGYDPPFEDATERWGQTAWESGQDEPLRGRLAQELPEDSRDGARDDSLAGRLVADDGGMPERENDVYATSVGVDGGAPTEEELAVHVVTQESLESEDARTAGEPVDDADDDADLDVRDEGA; encoded by the coding sequence ATGACGGACTCGACGGGCGCCGAAGACGGCGCGGAGCAGGGCACCGACCAGGCCTCGCTCGAGGACATGCTGCTCGACGACCAGGGCGCCGACGTCCTTGATGCGGGCTACGACCCGCCCTTCGAGGATGCGACGGAACGCTGGGGCCAGACCGCGTGGGAGTCGGGACAGGACGAGCCGCTCCGCGGGCGGCTCGCGCAGGAGCTCCCCGAGGACTCGCGCGACGGCGCGCGCGACGACAGCCTCGCCGGTCGCCTCGTCGCGGACGACGGCGGCATGCCCGAGCGCGAGAACGACGTGTACGCGACGTCCGTCGGCGTCGACGGCGGGGCGCCCACCGAGGAGGAGCTCGCGGTGCACGTCGTCACGCAGGAGAGCCTCGAGTCCGAGGACGCCCGCACGGCCGGCGAACCTGTCGACGACGCGGACGACGACGCGGACCTCGACGTGCGCGACGAAGGAGCCTGA
- the truA gene encoding tRNA pseudouridine(38-40) synthase TruA — MVGVIRVRLDLAYRGTDFAGWARQPALRTVQGALEEGLARVLRLDDVRLTVAGRTDAGVHARGQVAHLDVPLDAWDALPGRSGRTPGDALVARLAGVLPTDVVVHAATPAPDGFDARFGALRRRYTYRVADTPARFDPLARDHVLWNRKPLDVDAMRRATAPLTGLRDFASYCKPRPGATTIRELQELTWRRETAGPEAGLVLASVQADAFCHNMVRALVGASIAVGEGRRPESWPLEVLEARTRVGGPTVVPPHGLVLEEVVYPPDAELAARAERVRARRLDEEVLDASGNVVPEAPNA; from the coding sequence ATGGTCGGCGTGATCCGCGTCCGACTCGACCTCGCCTACCGGGGCACCGACTTCGCCGGCTGGGCCCGCCAGCCCGCGCTGCGCACCGTGCAGGGCGCCCTCGAGGAGGGTCTCGCGCGGGTCCTGCGTCTCGACGACGTGCGGCTCACGGTGGCGGGACGCACGGACGCGGGCGTGCACGCCCGCGGGCAGGTCGCGCACCTCGACGTCCCGCTCGACGCGTGGGACGCCCTGCCGGGGCGCTCTGGTCGGACGCCCGGGGACGCGCTCGTCGCCCGTCTCGCAGGCGTCCTGCCGACGGACGTCGTCGTCCACGCGGCCACGCCGGCGCCCGACGGCTTCGACGCGCGCTTCGGCGCGCTGCGTCGCCGGTACACCTACCGGGTCGCGGACACGCCCGCGAGGTTCGACCCCCTCGCGCGCGACCACGTGCTGTGGAACCGCAAGCCGCTCGATGTCGACGCCATGCGTCGTGCGACCGCGCCGCTCACGGGGCTGCGTGACTTCGCGTCGTACTGCAAGCCGCGCCCCGGCGCGACGACGATCCGGGAGCTCCAGGAGCTCACGTGGCGCCGGGAGACGGCGGGGCCGGAGGCGGGGCTCGTCCTTGCGTCGGTCCAGGCCGACGCGTTCTGCCACAACATGGTTCGCGCGCTCGTCGGGGCGTCGATCGCCGTGGGAGAGGGGCGCCGCCCCGAGTCGTGGCCGCTCGAGGTGCTCGAGGCGCGCACACGCGTCGGCGGGCCGACCGTCGTGCCTCCTCACGGGCTCGTGCTCGAGGAGGTCGTCTACCCGCCCGACGCCGAGCTCGCGGCGCGCGCCGAGCGGGTGCGCGCACGGCGGCTCGACGAGGAGGTTCTCGACGCGTCGGGGAACGTCGTGCCCGAGGCACCGAACGCCTGA
- the rplQ gene encoding 50S ribosomal protein L17: protein MPTPSKGARLGGSPSHERKILANLASQLITHGQITTTETKARRLRPVVERHITFAKRGDLAARRRVLRTLTDKTVVHILFTEIAPQMAERQGGYTRIIKVAPRKGDNAPMAVIELVTEPVSPKQAVVREATKAAEKAAKVPTPASAKSADSPESADSAPSAPSAEETTEETKA, encoded by the coding sequence ATGCCTACCCCCAGCAAGGGCGCACGGCTCGGTGGCAGCCCGTCGCACGAGCGCAAGATCCTCGCGAACCTCGCGTCGCAGCTCATCACGCACGGCCAGATCACGACGACCGAGACGAAGGCCCGCCGCCTCCGTCCCGTCGTCGAGCGTCACATCACGTTCGCGAAGCGTGGCGACCTCGCCGCGCGTCGTCGTGTGCTGCGCACGCTGACCGACAAGACGGTCGTCCACATCCTCTTCACGGAGATCGCCCCGCAGATGGCGGAGCGTCAGGGCGGCTACACGCGCATCATCAAGGTCGCGCCGCGCAAGGGCGACAACGCGCCCATGGCCGTCATCGAGCTCGTCACCGAGCCCGTCTCGCCGAAGCAGGCTGTCGTCCGTGAGGCGACCAAGGCCGCCGAGAAGGCCGCCAAGGTCCCCACGCCGGCGTCCGCGAAGTCGGCGGACTCGCCCGAGTCGGCTGACTCGGCGCCGTCGGCCCCCTCGGCCGAGGAGACCACGGAGGAGACGAAGGCCTGA